gtttTTACTTGTCCAGGTTAAatttactctgaaagataagttaagtgaaatttctatttctactcttaactatatcaccttgcaaggatttcagtcaattcaccacaattggccatttggatatatctcccagttatcaggagtgacgatgctcaatctaacattaactattctgcaattactttatgtgatacccaaccctgctctcacacacacCCCGAGCCTCCCCTGTAGTGGATCGTGCtcacacagaatcaaagcatcacgctccataatctagaatcactaattaatgaatgtttgagtctgaagATTAGTtgtacctactaataccaatgagatgaacagttgacacacagataaatctatccatgtcgttatctcaagtcgggtctcaatcctaatgaactccttcaccgtccctgtaactgtctagatatctccatgtctagatatctccatatctaaagcttgtgagatcaactctctgtctcgacaaaaaacactgttacatgcaagttgttggagtttagtgtcctaatgacaattgttttaggatatgaatattaattaataaattgtttatttaatcatttgtttaatcagatatatagcattaaaatgtaactatatataaaggcacaaatctttcataaagaaagtaatcctaagtttgtttaagtaattataaagtgttcatacaagcatgaagtgagactgtactttataataagatcaataaacttaaagttaacccaagtcaagtaatatgttataggggttggcatattactgttgagacttgtatgtaacagtgttttctgttgagacagaaagctgatctcataagctttagatatttagatatctagacagttacatggatccggtgaaggagttcattaggattgggacctgACTTGAGATAGCAGCATGGATTGAtctatctaatgtgtcaactgttcatcttaTTGGTATTAGTAGTATAACTAATTATCAGACTctaacattcattaattagtgattctggattgtggagtgtgatgctttgattctgtgcgagcacgatccactacAGGTGAGAGtatggggtgtgtgagagcagggttgggtatcacataaagtgattgcagaatagttaatgttagattgagcattcatcactcccgataagtaggagatatatccaaatggccgtttgtggtgaattaactcaaatccttgcaatgtgatagagttaagagtagaaatagatatttcacttaacttatctttcagagtgaattcaacctgtacaagtaaaatggaCTTtttgttatatgtaaccttgacacgttccatggttataaggaattgaccaacaggatatagttgatgaaggatcgtattatattgtacctaatgcagaaaggttaacgccAGTTATCAACcggacttcttaattgctctgggggaatatcataggttctgctagtaacagctcgcggcggtattccgttatatatatgttggaattaatcatgatgaattaatttcaaaggatatatacggctagtggcaataaaggacctaatgggtcgcatatggggcTTAGAACcaaaggacgaaaatgtaattagtgagacactaatatatgggccgaaatttgtaattaaattagggataaattaatttgattaataattataattggattatggttgtgaattaaattaaaggattatctgataatattaattagagattttaatgagattgaaactctaattaattatccctaacaataattaaattactaatttgattagtaatattatctaaatataattagttattatttagataataataagtgtttatttaattatctaattagtaatcctattccgaatgagattctaattaattaattatctaaTGCAACTAGGATTAGGGTTGTGAGAAGTctataagaagttgtgggcacttcgtttgcaactgtagatagttattcagaaaaagtatttcattctatcactctttatatgaaataacaattaacagatcttggaaaaatgaaatagataaaatagataaaattttattattccgctacgcctagacttgtctattttcctacacaaGTCTCAACAATAATATGTCAACTCATATTacacattacttgacttgggttgattttaagtttattggtctttatatagtctcacttcatgcttgtatgaacactttataactacttaaataaacttgggattactttttttatgaaagatttatgccttttatatatatagttgtagttatgctatatatctgattaaacaaatgattaaataaacaatttattcattaatattcatatcctaaaacaattgtctttaggacactaaactccaacacagAGAAGATCCAACCAGGAACCACGAGATGGACGCCACTTGACATAAAGCCCGATAGTGGAAGTATTCGAGATTGTGAGTGAGAAGAATGTGTATCTAGTCAATCTAAAAGGTGATATCGTAGAGATTGTGCTTTGTAAGTGTGGATCTAGTTTTTCTGATTTGCGAGATGGATGCTAGATAATGCTTTTAAGCCAGCTTCATAGAAAAGATGAGAAGGGGTATGGCATGCCTGAAAGAAATTTTgactgagagagagagagaaagaggggTGGAGAAATAGGTTGGAGGAGGAAACCAAATTTTTTGGCGGAAGAATTTGATTTGAGGaggagaaaagaaaacaaaggaGAAAAAAATAGGGGGAAGCGAAAATTTATTTCCTGCTCTATTAATTTTTTACCATACTGAGGGAAGTCCGTCGGTATTAGAGTTTATCCGCCGGTGAATTTACCAGCAGAAAATTTTAATAGCGGTTACTCTGGTGATATTGGATTTCACCTAccaaaattaaatttctctaTTGATTCGCTGGTGATTCGCAGCGGAAATCAATCTGCTGCTATTCCGCTGGTAATCAGCAGCGAAATTTTCTCCGCAGGTAAATTCCGTAGGTAAAACGTATTTTTCTTATAGTGTTTAATTTTAAGGAGTCTGTGTCAAACTACAACTCCAAAAATCTCACTTTCCTCCTCATTTTAAAGAATCTTTTTTCACTCTCTATTTTatcttttataataatttattattggtAACTTTCTCTTCTCAGTATGCATAATAAttttagtaataaaaaaataagggtGAACATAATGAGCATTACTGCAGATGACATGTATTTTAAGTAATTAAGAgcaaattgtttatattatttgtgACAATGACTTTGACAACTTTTGAAGAGTGTCATCTATTGGAGTGATGGCGGATGCTTTGAAATTTTCAAACAAGATTGTCACTTTTTAGTAGCGTTCTAACAATAGtgcttaactttttttttaatgtaaaaaatTTACTTGTTTAATATCAATCAATTTTTACAACACTTATGATGAAAATAAACTATAGTGGCTTGTGGGGCCATTATGACAACTTTTAAAGTTGCTTACTATTGGAGTATTTTTTAACAAAAGTTGGCAAAAATGATATGTAAagttagaaaattaaatattatattttagtatgatgTGTTAATTTTGGACAATCTTTATAGCAAcctctctattggagatgctcttagagatACTTTAAATCCCTATCAATGATGAACTCATCAATAATAAGGTGATTCGTGTAATATCCCTACTTGAATTTGATACGAACCTGATTTGGAGACAATTATTGTTAGAGTTCTTAAATCCTTTTTGTAACCATATTAATACTTTTTCCAAATAGAATCCGCCTTCTTTCTAGGTCCCCTCCTCTTGCCGCCTACCTTCTCCCCTCTCCCTCCTGCTCAGACGTGATCGTTGAAGTTTTAGGTTTAGAACAAAGGAGCCAGGTCTAGTTGGAGGAGGGAGAAGGAAGCttgtctttcttcttcctcctcccatctATGGCTTTATTTccgattttctaattttttcagTGTTTTCCTTTTGTTTCAGTTGAACCCATACCTTTCATTAGATTTTCTCCGTCTGATTCGCACCTGTTAGCTATAACTCTGTCGTTTACACtcttttcggatttagcaagagcgaaaACGTATTATTTTATACGTAGATCTACAGATCTACGGGGTTGCACCAGTAAAAGGGACTCAGATCCGATTAGCCGGAATGGATTAAATGATGACGATTGGTTTGCAGTTGCCTTCATGCCGAGTTGGATTCATGAGAAATATGAATTTTGTCGTTTTATTGTTTTAgttgtaccttttatggttatttttgctttttgtaGCTTTTTTATTGCCTCTATGGACATTGTTTTGATTAGTCTGTACTTGTGTAAAGTTTTTCCTCAAATGATTAagcattattataaaaaaaaaatctggattttttttttggcccCACCCAAGTTATAAATACATTTCCCCTCAACTTTTTTTCCCTTTTAAAACATAATTTTGCGTCCGTTTTCTTTAAACTTTAATTACATAGATATATAGTCTCCAAATTAATGCAAGGAACCATTATATCATgcatatttgtttattttttaagaaCATCATGCATATTTATGAACAAACAAGTGGTATTAGATTATGTTTTCTACTGAGCGAGTTTGACAACTGACCGCAAAGGTTGATTTGAAAAGAAGGCCTTCAGATTGTGGATGATTAGCTCCTCCAATGCATCAAAGCATTCTGAAGTTGCAACAGCAACATGAGGAGACAAGACAACTTTATCCATCAGAAAAAGCTCTTTCGGGACATCTGGTTCATTCTCAAATACATCAAAACCTGCACCACCAAGCTCACCTCTCACCAGAAACTGCACTAACTGTTGTTCATCAATAAGAGCCCCCCGACCAACATTGATGATCACCCCTTCCTTTCCTAGAGCAGCCATGACCTCCTTGTTGATAATGTGGTGAGTTTGTTTTGTCAATGCACAACAAAGAATTAGAGCATCGCTATTGATTGCAAGATTAAGAACATCTGAATAGTAAGGGAATGCAACAGAAGGCTTTTTTGTTCTTGATGTGTAGGCAATGCTGCAGCCGAAGGATGCAAGTCGCTTTGCAACTTCAGAGCCTACGTTTCCCAGCCCAACAATCCCAATTCTCTTCCCCCCTAACTGCAATAATTTGAGTTTAGAACCAATTATTCAACAAGTATGAAACAATTATGCGAGTAATTAAATTCTAAATCATCACGAAAACCAGCTGAAGCATAACAACAATTGGCTAAATTACACTAATGGCCCCTCATTACTTTCTTGAGGGCCCTTTATCTATAAAATCAGCCATAAAAATCCTTAGAACTTTACTATTGACAAATAATATAAAGGTCTCAAAATATTGACTTATATAATGCAATTGAGGGAGTGATACAAAAGTCTCAAAATAACTGAACTTTTGAACAAACTCAAAAGGAAAAAGTTCAAGaattgagattgtttagatccATATTTTACATGAAACCACCATTTTCAGAGTTTTTTCTTCCTAAACCCCACTTTCCgtttcctaaccaaacaatactCAAAATGTTTAAGATCTCAAAATCAAAAAGTCTAAGAataaaagttgtttaaaatatcattctCCTCAACTCTACAATGGAATATTACCTGCTATTGGAGCAGTCAAAAATTAAGGATAAACATCAAAGTTCGGGGGCTTTTATATCCAATTTTAAAGAGAAAAGGCCATCAAGAAGGTAAAGCCTAAGTTGAAGGGTCCTGGGTATAATTTACCATACTGAATGCCTAGATTTCTGATCGGCTCAAACAAACTCAATTCAGCTCTCAACAAACCACCTGATTCACCATGATTATTTCAGTGTGGTATGATTCAAGAAACACCCAATTAAATAAGGAATAAAGCATCTAAGACTCTTCACCTTTGTGAGCTTTATGTATGAATCCTGAATTTTCAATTCGACATATTAAGCCTCTGAATCCCCTCATTTGTTAGTCAGTTGAGTAACAACTGCATATCTAGATTAGAGAAGTTCAATAATTTAATCGCACAGTTGAAGGATCCTTTATTCCGTTAAAGCGCAATCACAAAACTGAAAACGAGAAGAAATACTAGACCTTAGAACCAACGGGATAATCTCCGTGAAGCGGCCACATCCCGGCCTGAACGAACCGATCAGCGGCTGACAATCTCCTTAGCACATCAATCAACAAGGCGACAGCATAGTCAGCAACATCCTCACAAAAAGCAGAACCAGCACTAGTAACCTGAATTCCCCTGCGCCGGCACTCCGTTAAGTCAATATGGTCAACTCCAGCAGTAGACCCCACAATGATCTGTAGGGAAGGGAGGCAGGAGAGCAGATCCTTGGAGACTGGTGTAGGGTCGACGCAGAGCAAGGCGCGTGAAGATTGGGCATTGTTGAGGAGAAAGGAATGAGTAGGATCGTTGGGCGAGTCAGACATGTCGAGGAGCCGGAAATGAGCCTCTAAGCGATGCCGGAATGGGAAATCGAAAGAGGGAGGTCGGTGAAATATAACTGAAGGAAGGAGATCCTTGCTGTGTTGCTCTGTGGCCATTTGGGCGGCGTTTTCAGGGTGCAGACTGCAgcgttttgttttattattgaaagtcgaaaattaatttatatttatctaATGAGtgtattctttttttttgttttttggtagAACTAATGAGTGTATTCAATTGCTTATCTCCAATACATAGATGACAGGAGTTTGATTTTATCGTCTGATTGGTTCACTTTTTATAGCTTTTTCAGCGTTTTTCATTCCTAATgttaaaacaaacaaataacatGTAAAAATACCAGAGTAATTTTAACTCTAACCTTTAAAAGGATACAATTTTGTTCCAATGTTAGCagtaaaaatcaattttatccctaacattgtcaaattggattaatttaagaaataatttatcaaagtGTCTTCTCGATTATAAATCttattatctacacttcatatgcaagtcattttatcactcatcagAAACAGGTCATAAAAATATGACTAGACgtgatatttaaaaaaaataaaaaaatatactgtttttTTTGTATGAGTAGGACAAAAAACTTTCAAAAAacttcaccgaatttataaatattgatattcaattctactattaaattacagaaaatatgattttttttaaaacaaactgatatgcaattagtCCATAATaattgtgttttataataatgtctgaaattggtCCAACTTgataatgttaggggtaaaattgctcttggctgtcaACGTTGTggataaaattacaccattttagacgttagggttaaaattgctcctagctgtaAACTTTAAGGCTATTTTTGCAACTTATCcctaaaaaactatttttcagtTATAAAAGACAAATAGGAACCAAACATATAAAACTTTATCTTTCAAACCGAAAAGACAAACTGGTGGTGAAAAAGTAGCAACCAAACactcctttagttatttatttcaatgcctactgatttttttttttggcatctTCATCCTAAAAAAATTAGAGCTCTATATGCAGATTCAATAAAGTTCTCCAACAATCAATGAGTTGGAAGTTCCCTTCCAACTTTCCTACCTGATAGCTATTTCGAACAAACAGTACATATAAACAACAATGGACAACTTAACCAAATaacaaaagcaaaaaaaaaaaaattactcttatacCTCACATAGTTTCCAGTATAAATTGCAAGGATAAGGCCAATTTTGCATAGATGCATGATCAATTTTAGCTTGTTATGGGTCCAGTCCATTTTTAGGCCCATTTATTTGTGTGGTTTAACCCTAGGTATTTAAGGGTTATTTTTAGAGTCTTTGAgcaaaaaagaaagagagagtAGTCACCACAAAAGTGAAATCCGAAATCAGCATTTCTTCTTCTTGAGCAGTCCCACGAATTCGGCGATATCTTGAGATCCGACCGTCACAATTGCGTGATTTTTGGACACAACCTTCTTAACATCTTTATCCTCACTTTGACCGTTGGAGATTGGATTTGGAGGTCGTTAAGGACTGTTCGTATAGGGATCAGTTTGCTGGCAGATTCTTTGTTCTTTTGTGGTATTTTCTACTTCTTAAAATCTCTTATTGTTTCATGATtgttggtgggttataaaccttttgtaaaaactttgttgggtttgttttatcctcaattttatcataataagagaagtaGGGTGGACTCCTCAAACGTCCCATGGTTTTTATtcttcacaccgaagaggttttccacgtataaatcttgtgttgttgattgtggtttAGATTTCTATCCTTGCGGTTATTGTTGCTGTTTTGATTTGGAACTTGGGTTgtgctttggttgattgtttgtgAGATTGATCATTGTGGTGTTGTTATTCGTATTCCGCGTGTTATTGGTAACTcgtcttttgggtccttcaattggtatcagagcaaggtTAATTTGAAGTTAACTATGGAGTCTAATAGCAGTATTAGTTCCATGGTTAAATTGACATCAACCAATTATTCTATATGGAGACCTATGATGGAAGATTTGCTTTATTGCAAAGACTTGTATGACCCAATTGATACAGAAATTAAAGAGGATGGTAGTGTGTCTAAACCAGGTAAACCTGAAAAGATGGAAGATAGAGAATGggaaaagttgaaaagaaaGACTTTAGGGACTATCAGACAATGGGTTGATATTAGCATTTTCAACCATGTTTCTCAAGAGTCCGACCCATATGATTTGTGGAAGAAATTAGAGGGTCTTTATGAAAGAAAGACTGCTCATAACAAGGCTTCTTTGATAAAAAGGCTTGTTAATTTGAAGTTGAAAAGTGGGAAGTCAGTTTCTGAACACCTTAGTGATTTTCAAGATATAATCAACAAACTTACCACTATGAAGATTATTCTTGATGATGAGTTGCAGGCTTTATTTCTGTTGAGTTCATTGCCAGATAGTTGGGAAACTCTTATTGTGACTATTAGTAACTCTGCTCGAAATGGTGTACTTTCTTTGGATGTGATCAAAGAGAGTATGTTTAATGAAGAGAtaagaagaaaggagatgggAGTTGATAATTCACAAGCTCTTGTTGTTGAGAACAGAGGTAGAGGCAAGAGTAGAGGTCCAAAGAGGCGTGGTAACTCGAGAGGTAGGTCTAAGTCCAGAGATGGGAAAGAGCCTATGGTATGTCATCACTGCAACAAACCGGGTCACATAAAGAAATATTGTTATCGTTGGAAAAGAGAACAAGGGAAGAAGCAAGATTCTCAGAAGGATGGAGATGATAAAAATACTGCAGCTGTCACTGCTAAAAGTGATGATGGTGTTGCTTTGATTTTTGCAACTACTGAGTGTCATCATGTTGATGGTTCGGACACAGAATGGCTTGTTGATACAGGAGCTTCTTATCATTGTGTTCCTAGAAAGGAATACTTCTTGAACTACAATGCAAGAGATTTTGGTAGTGTCAAGATGGGAAATCAGAGTTCGGCAAGCATTGTTGGCATGGGTGATATTCGGGTGAAGATAAGTGTTGGGTGCATGCTTATATTGAAGAATGTGCGTCATATTCCCGATTTACGCCTTAACTTGTCTGCAAATGTTCTTGATCAAGAAGGCTTCAAACATACCTTTGGAGATGGCAAATGGAGATTGTCCAAGGGTTCATTGACAGTTGCTCGTGGCGAGTTGTGTTGTTCTTTGTATAAAACATACTTAAATGTATGTTCTGGTGAGCTAAATATAGTTGAAGAAAAGAACTCTCCAAATTTGtggcatagaagattgggacaCATGACAGATAAAGGGTTAAAGCTTTTGGCAGGTAAATCTCTTATTCCTGTTGATAAATTTGTTTCTTTTGACCCTTGTGATTATTGCTTAGCAGGAAAGCAACATAGAGCTTCCTTTTCTAAGAAGTCTACAAAGAAGGAAGTAAAGTTGGAGTTGATACACTCTGACGTTTGTGGTCCTTTAGAGGTGGAGTCTCTTGGTGGCAGTaaatattttgtcacttttattgatgattctACTCGAAGAACTTGGGTTTACATGTTGA
The DNA window shown above is from Euphorbia lathyris chromosome 1, ddEupLath1.1, whole genome shotgun sequence and carries:
- the LOC136210677 gene encoding glyoxylate/hydroxypyruvate reductase HPR3-like isoform X1; the encoded protein is MATEQHSKDLLPSVIFHRPPSFDFPFRHRLEAHFRLLDMSDSPNDPTHSFLLNNAQSSRALLCVDPTPVSKDLLSCLPSLQIIVGSTAGVDHIDLTECRRRGIQVTSAGSAFCEDVADYAVALLIDVLRRLSAADRFVQAGMWPLHGDYPVGSKLGGKRIGIVGLGNVGSEVAKRLASFGCSIAYTSRTKKPSVAFPYYSDVLNLAINSDALILCCALTKQTHHIINKEVMAALGKEGVIINVGRGALIDEQQLVQFLVRGELGGAGFDVFENEPDVPKELFLMDKVVLSPHVAVATSECFDALEELIIHNLKAFFSNQPLRLRVVGTLFTTVDSSSDKGAYEVLRVELSRQKKNTPKWMRDKQNKTFPDWLKNRVSNEIRVDKFAISETLRWFASRPNSHVPTYQGYHINDIDFNIKAQDVTRSVQNSGVFLVADDMQFASAKDKRPTTMDMNFYGRTNEVWEVDYYHFRIPVFLCDWVESARGVKVDDLDFTLVKLDRIGHLNDLFVLATHVKQIFYIEDPLDPEWSVVVRCPDKYFKSDDEDEADVVDDDYYDDDNNMIFDEHPLNVPTYNDVDADCTVSYARPGEEAIWIDK
- the LOC136210677 gene encoding glyoxylate/hydroxypyruvate reductase HPR3-like isoform X2, whose protein sequence is MATEQHSKDLLPSVIFHRPPSFDFPFRHRLEAHFRLLDMSDSPNDPTHSFLLNNAQSSRALLCVDPTPVSKDLLSCLPSLQIIVGSTAGVDHIDLTECRRRGIQVTSAGSAFCEDVADYAVALLIDVLRRLSAADRFVQAGMWPLHGDYPVGSKLGGKRIGIVGLGNVGSEVAKRLASFGCSIAYTSRTKKPSVAFPYYSDVLNLAINSDALILCCALTKQTHHIINKEVMAALGKEGVIINVGRGALIDEQQLVQFLVRGELGGAGFDVFENEPDVPKELFLMDKVVLSPHVAVATSECFDALEELIIHNLKAFFSNQPLRLRVVGTLFTTVDSSSDKVSNEIRVDKFAISETLRWFASRPNSHVPTYQGYHINDIDFNIKAQDVTRSVQNSGVFLVADDMQFASAKDKRPTTMDMNFYGRTNEVWEVDYYHFRIPVFLCDWVESARGVKVDDLDFTLVKLDRIGHLNDLFVLATHVKQIFYIEDPLDPEWSVVVRCPDKYFKSDDEDEADVVDDDYYDDDNNMIFDEHPLNVPTYNDVDADCTVSYARPGEEAIWIDK